From one Rhopalosiphum padi isolate XX-2018 chromosome 2, ASM2088224v1, whole genome shotgun sequence genomic stretch:
- the LOC132920073 gene encoding histone-lysine N-methyltransferase SMYD3, whose amino-acid sequence MDKKRKFFRKGDTILTDKPFVHALKSTFKNEKCDYCYSEDTLSRCSGCQYILYCNRTCQKLSWTEHKRECARMKKIYPKILPDAARIMSKILIKLKSGGSTEKGYYTSNRYRTFKDLMSHYPSLKDDTHRLEHFSTLYEVLKEYMGEANLPNAVELLGIYGRMCINAFNILDDNLNTIGTGIYLAASVINHSCVPNATATFDGTTLRIGAITDIEHTDPELHVFISYLELMQTTSERRSELQNNYYFLCECKRCITNYEQNFVNSMICGNSDCQAAVPMKNNHKEILDSISCSKCLEKISEDKIKTFYDVTDFTEFQLNRMKDIGYLDVCKMCLEKQNGIFHPNNINHVKILDLAFESAIKMEQWKESLKYGILLIDGYRVYYGECHPSLGILYMKLFKLCSIVENAESAVKYLKKGMSILKVTHGEDHSLYKNEVVPYYKELIQYF is encoded by the exons AtggacaaaaaaagaaaattcttTAGAAAAGGCGATACGATTCTAACTGATAAACCGTTCGTTCACGCACTAAAGTCGAcgttcaaaaatgaaaaatgtgattattGCTATTCCga ggATACTCTATCTAGATGTTCAGGGTGTCAATACATCCTTTACTGTAACCGCACATGCCAGAAGCTGTCCTGGACTGAGCATAAACGAGAATGTGCTAGAATGAAAAAGATTTATCCTAAAATACTGCCAGATGCTGCACGGATTATGTCGAAAATACTTATCAAGCTTAAG agtgGAGGAAGTACAGAAAAAGGTTATTACACATCTAATCGTTACAGAACATTCAAGGATCTTATGTcac ATTATCCTAGTTTAAAAGATGATACCCATCGATTAGAACATTTCTCTACACTATATGAAGTGTTAAAAGAGTACATGGGTGAAGCAAATCTTCCTAATGCTGTTGAATTACTTGGAATTTATGGTCGG ATGTGCATTAATGCATTCAATATATTGGACGATAATTTGAACACTATCGGAACTGGAATATATTTAGCGGCTTCCGTGATAAATCATTCATGTGTACCTAACGCAACTGCAACATTTGATGGTACTACATTAAGAATTGGTGCTATAACGGATATCGAACATACTGATCCAGAATTG catgtatttatatcatatttggaACTTATGCAAACTACTTCAGAAAGACGAAGTgaattacaaaacaattattactttttatgcGAATGCAAACGTTGTATAACAAATTATGAGCAAAATTTTGTCAACTCAATGATTTGTGGAAATTCTGATTGTCAGGCTGCAGTTCCTATGAAAAACAATCATAAAGAg attttggatTCAATTAGTTGTTCAAAGTGTTTGGAAAAAATCAgtgaagataaaattaaaaccttTTATGATGTAACTGATTTCactgaatttcaattaaatagaaTGAAAGATATTGGTT ATCTTGATGTTTGTAAAATGTGTCTAGAAAAACAAAATGGTATTTTTCATCCAAACAACATTAACCATGTTAAGATATTAGATTTAGCTTTTGAAAGTGccataaaaatggaacaatggAAAGAAAGTTTGAAGTATGGAATTCTTTTGATCGAtggatatag ggTTTATTATGGTGAATGTCATCCATCTTTGGGTATTCTAtacatgaaattatttaaattatgttccATTGTTGAAAATGCTGAATCAGCTGTGAAGTACTTGAAAAAAGGAATGTCCATCTTAAAAGTCACACATGGAGAAGATCATagcttatataaaaatgaagttgttccatattataaagaattaattcagtatttttaa